The proteins below come from a single Ptychodera flava strain L36383 chromosome 6, AS_Pfla_20210202, whole genome shotgun sequence genomic window:
- the LOC139134441 gene encoding leucine-rich repeat-containing protein 4B-like, translating to MDSVKRSAILLSCLLCVLAPSVRGRCIPATDVTCAKNCKCEYCSNQRTFDGLKCDCSFNDFSVVPRDVPTNTTFLKLLKNSIARLRNSEFLSLGILERLDLSHNFLDSNEIDGNAFVGLEKLRIQSLEFNRALKAISGEWFRPLKNLWKLDLESASVEIISEDAFRFLGKLTYLILRDNRIKKIEPSLFRDLSSLQKVLLQVNQLKTLPPDMFNGSKSIDELNVASNKLITILPASGLQNMENLKRLSVYQNPLDCGCDLVWFRQWIDTNDVIVKPHNTTCASGVNLMKFSPNDLQCEFPVVMVTSVSLIGFIAVCAAMVVIFNNIWRIR from the coding sequence ATGGATTCTGTGAAGAGATCCGCCATTTTGTTGTCatgtttgttgtgtgtcttgGCGCCTTCTGTACGTGGAAGATGTATTCCGGCTACAGACGTTACTTGTGCCAAGAATTGCAAATGTGAGTACTGCAGCAATCAAAGGACGTTCGATGGCCTAAAATGCGATTGCAGCTTTAACGATTTCAGCGTGGTACCGAGAGACGTGCCGACTAACACAACTTTTCTGAAGTTATTGAAGAACAGCATAGCCAGGTTGAGGAATTCAGAGTTTTTAAGTCTTGGAATTTTGGAACGCCTTGATCTAAGTCACAACTTTTTGGACAGCAACGAGATCGATGGCAACGCTTTTGTTGGGCTCGAAAAGTTGAGAATACAAAGTCTTGAATTTAATAGAGCTCTTAAAGCGATCTCCGGTGAATGGTTTCGGCCATTAAAAAATCTTTGGAAACTTGATCTTGAAAGCGCAAGTGTTGAAATAATTTCAGAAGATGCTTTCAGATTCCTCGGGAAGTTGACATACTTAATACTCCGTGACAATAGAATAAAGAAGATCGAACCATCCCTCTTCCGAGATTTGTCTTCGTTACAGAAAGTTCTGCTCCAAGTAAACCAGTTGAAAACACTCCCTCCTGACATGTTCAATGGCTCCAAAAGCATTGACGAACTTAACGTGGCCAGTAACAAACTCATCACCATCCTTCCGGCTTCTGGACTTCAAAATATGGAGAACTTGAAACGACTGTCGGTGTACCAGAATCCCTTGGACTGTGGCTGTGATCTAGTGTGGTTTCGCCAGTGGATTGACACCAATGACGTCATCGTGAAACCTCACAACACCACATGTGCATCGGGAGTAAATCTGATGAAGTTCAGTCCGAATGATCTGCAGTGTGAGTTTCCCGTCGTCATGGTGACTTCCGTGTCCTTAATCGGATTCATCGCCGTTTGCGCTGCGATGGTAGTAATATTCAACAATATATGGAGAATAAGGTAA